Proteins from a single region of Gordonia hongkongensis:
- a CDS encoding organic hydroperoxide resistance protein translates to MAIEPVYTISSKASGGGRDGEVVSASGQIDLDLRPPKELGGSGEGTNPEELFSAGYAACFLSALRATAKQADTPVPDGATVDVAVGIGKDPADNGFGLTVAIEVSLPGLDEAKAKELADLAYTFCPYSKATKGNIDSSVTVRV, encoded by the coding sequence ATGGCAATCGAACCGGTGTACACCATCTCGTCCAAGGCGTCCGGCGGCGGACGCGACGGCGAAGTCGTCTCGGCGAGCGGCCAGATCGATCTGGACCTGCGGCCGCCGAAGGAACTGGGTGGCAGCGGTGAGGGGACCAATCCCGAGGAATTGTTCTCGGCGGGTTACGCGGCCTGCTTCCTGAGCGCGCTGCGCGCCACCGCCAAGCAGGCCGACACCCCGGTGCCCGACGGGGCGACCGTGGACGTGGCCGTGGGGATCGGAAAAGACCCGGCGGACAACGGGTTCGGTCTCACCGTCGCCATCGAGGTCTCGCTGCCCGGCCTCGACGAGGCCAAGGCCAAGGAACTCGCCGACCTCGCCTACACATTCTGTCCGTACTCGAAGGCGACCAAGGGCAACATCGACTCGTCGGTCACCGTACGCGTCTGA
- a CDS encoding Dps family protein has product MTNPITSTLTDEQQSVAGKALQDTLVDLIDLSLIAKQAHWNVVGKQFRSVHLDLDELVTVSREFTDAAAERATAIGVSPDGRAETVAKTAHTKGFGEGWTKDSDVVESIVDNLKAVVAGLRERIGVTEEADPVTQDLLISFASKLEQLHWMWQAQIA; this is encoded by the coding sequence ATGACCAACCCGATCACCAGCACGCTCACCGACGAGCAGCAGTCCGTCGCCGGAAAGGCGTTGCAGGACACCCTCGTCGACCTCATCGACCTGTCGCTCATCGCGAAGCAGGCGCACTGGAACGTCGTCGGCAAGCAGTTCCGGTCGGTGCATCTCGACCTCGATGAACTGGTCACGGTGTCCAGGGAATTCACCGACGCGGCCGCCGAGCGGGCCACCGCGATCGGCGTGAGCCCGGACGGCCGTGCCGAGACCGTCGCCAAGACCGCCCACACCAAGGGATTCGGTGAGGGTTGGACCAAGGACAGCGACGTCGTCGAGTCGATCGTCGACAATCTCAAGGCAGTGGTCGCGGGTCTCCGCGAGCGAATCGGGGTCACCGAGGAGGCCGATCCGGTCACTCAGGACCTGCTGATCTCGTTCGCGTCGAAACTCGAGCAGCTGCACTGGATGTGGCAGGCGCAGATCGCGTGA